From the genome of Anopheles funestus chromosome 2RL, idAnoFuneDA-416_04, whole genome shotgun sequence:
caggttgttttgttttcttgtaaatttctaatgctttcactgtaaaaagaaacaaacgttGTAATAATTACACAGGTTCGGTTATGTTGTCCTACCAGGCGTACGTACCATAATCCTTGATCGCTTCCTTGAAGAAACTGTTTTCAAAAGAAATCCCTGCCAATTCCGTATAGCAGTCGGGCAGATTGTCGTAACCTTTTTCACCCTGCTGCTGGAAAATGCTAACCGCCAGTTCAAGGATTTCCCAAGCAACCTGCAAATTATCTGCTGCCTCCTCCTGCACACTTGTATCTCCTCCACCTCCATTCGAAGTCGATGGCCCCGGTTGTGGTTCACCGTTTACATCCTTAGACCCGCTAGAACCGGCTACAACAGAATCAGAGACTTCTTGCTTTTCGGGTTTGTCTTCGGTTTCTTTATCTTTATCATTTTCCTTATCCGTTGCTGTAGCATCTCCAGCTTCGTTTGATGATTCCTTCGTATCCATTGcttcgttttccttttctttatcAGAACTATCCGCTTGCTCTTTCTCATCGCCTTCGTTCTctccctcctcctcctcctcatcgtcatcatcatcctcatcgtctTCAGCTCCTTCCGCAACGATCAGATTATTCTCGTCTTTCCCGAGGGCAATCAGAGATTTGGCATACATGAGATAAGGCAATCCTAATTCGTCCGCATTCGGTCCGTACACCTCGGAGTAAATGGAACAGCATTCACTTAAATCGTCGGCCGCGTCCGCGTACTGTTTCATACAATAGTTTCTGCTACCGCGACCAAACAGTTCCTTTGCTTCGTTAACGCGCTCCTCCTTGGTGACAAGTGTTTCCGATTTCTCCGCCATTTCGAAACTGCCCGTCCGATGTGTTGGTAGATGAGCCCAAGATGACACGACGCACGTGttttacaaacacacagaatTCTGTAagtaaatttagaaaaaaataatatcatttcTGCCGCCATTGCTTTcagatgtttcttttttaaacatcTACAATGTGTCCCCCACCATTCCGTGGAGGCcctgttttaaataaatcattcgaGTTTATGATACATCAAAAAGAAATGTGACCCCGTGAAAATCCACATTAAtatgtaaagaaaattatgCACGGTTTATGCTGGCTTTGtgaggtggttttgttttgaatccCTTTTTCCCTAATCGCAAAGGACTAGAAACGTgcaaaaggaataaaaaagcaGGTTTATGAAGGAAAACATATTATGACCAAATCATATAAcgttttgaatgtgttttccttttattccaaaaaacatttgcatatTCATAACGTTTTGGTTGTGAGGGTCAAATCTATTAATTCTTTCACTTTCAACCAAAAAATTATatggaataaattattttttacaacattCTTAATTCTAACATTAGGACTTTCTAGCATATCTTCATTTTTTAAGTAGAAAATTCAATAATCTActtataaaaatttttaatcaacattttattgaaagcTGCAAAGCTCGTCTACAAAGCAACGaataagttttattaaaaataagataaaacaCTAAACTTTCCAACACGAAATTGAGCAGGAACTGTACTGCAAACAAGataaaatgtatgtaaataaAGTAAACCATTGGTTGTGTACGTAATAAACAATAAGGACATTCTatacgaaataaaataaaacaaactgttGCAGGTCTCCATGGGTTGCAAAACAGATGCTTATGCTAGCACCTTTCCATGTAAACTAATATGCTATCGCACATCAAACAtggcaaagaaagaaacacaattaATTTATGCAACGCATAGCTGTACCGACGATAATAGTGATAACAATTTGCTTTGATCGGTAGTCTGGCCGGTGTAGGATGCGTTTTGCTCAAAACGTTGCAGCTTTTACACATCATTCCTTTTCCAGTGTTTGTACATGGTATATACACAATCATACATTAAAGCTTGGCTTGTTTAAACGATCAAACGTttcagaaaaaaggatatacaGTAGAACGTATGAAACAGTTTAATATAAAAGGAATTAATTCGTaccacattttttaaaaacattttctttctactCATACTCTCCACACAACGCTTGTGATTACGATTCTCACTGATCCACAGCGGGTTTTGCACGAATGTCTGGactttatagaaaaaaacggcGCTAGATTCTGATGTCAAACGATAGATGAAGCACAATTCAATATCACTTCAACATTAACAATTAATAGCACTGTGAAGTTAACTTGTCTGTGTCGTCTAACAATGTTTGCCGCAAACTATCGGtgttatcgatttttttcccaCGCCACCCCGCAAGTGCGCAAGAGCTTTTCAAACCGAACAGCAACACACCGAGAATATACCGGCGGGAGATGAAAGTTTTGAATGAACCAAACACTTTGAGCGCGCTCTTTctttggtggaaaaacatGCAGGAAAATCCCCAACTGACAAAACCGACAGTAAACCGATCGAGAGGAGTACAATATACCAACGGAAGCAAAACGGATTTTAGGATGAACTCAAAGAAGGAAGAACCGGAAGGCGCAAATACGTACAGGAtgagaaaaataattcacaagagagaaggaaaagtAACACTTTCTCATCTCAAAAACATTTATGTTGTTTGCCACTCAGGAAAACTCTTCACATCATCATCCACCTTTCAAGTGATCCTTGTTATGCTCTTGTGTTCTCATTCTCGCTCTTCTGTAtccgtttttatttgcttctggTTGTTTTTAGCTAAACAAATGCTCTCGGATCGGACAAATTTGCTCTGTTTTGGGCATTCTCACCAGGAAAATGTTCACCCATGTATCGTGCATTCGGTGCATGTTCGTGCGAAGAAAGTTCACAGTTAAAGCGCCAACACGTAGCGCAACGTACGCGTGCCGAACGCTCTGAGATACGACTCCGTTGTCCAGTACGCAATGAAAGAAaggcagcagaagcagcagtatCAAGCAGTAGAAGTGTCCTAAAGAGGGAACTATCGAAATCACAACGAAGTGATTCTCTCCCACCATTCGCAGCCCAGACGACATCCTTcaaattgtgattttttaaaagaattccCTTAAGTTTTGTGAAACCATCAGAGGTCAACTCTTAGCGACACATACACGCAAAACAGTTGCGCCGCAGCAAAGACATCAATTTTGCAACACAACGCTGCCGCCACAGAGTACACAgtatccttttttcccccttgtaAGCATAATCGTCCTATGGTGTAGTGGTTGTATTTCTACaagtacaagaaaaaaattacattaacTAGGCTGGACCACAAGGCATTAGACTTTTAGCGTGGTTAGCAGTTCGGAagcgaaaaaagaaggaaacttCCAATATTGTGCTGTGTGATGATAAGCGACATGTGTTTATGATGTGACAAAAGTGCACAAAGAAGCGGAATAGAATATTTACGACGCGACTACAACACTTTTTATTGTACCCACGGGAATTGTTTTGTAAGCACACTGGCCGGCGGACTACGTGTGAAATGTGTGATTGTGCTTGTTGttgtataaaatgtaaaaatgtaaaacgttAAGAAAGAGGTACGTTTTGTGGAACGCTACTCTCGCATACATACACGGTGTGGAGGCTCGGATCTCGGTGTGTTACTTAATCAAATGCATACGTAATCAGTTCATTGGATTCGTCACATGTGGACCGGGAaagtgatttttatttttactcccATTGTGACGATCATATTACAAAcagtaagaaaacaaaataagtgAACAATCAGTAAGTGTAATTGATCTAAATCGTTGCATTATTGTGATACAGACACGAATCctttacacaaaacaattgattaaaatcattggaaatatttaatcaatttGCATCTCCCTTTTGTCTTACTAAagtaaatcaataaattggAACAAACTCAAACACATTCAGATTCACCAAAGCTTCTTTGCTTATTAAAACcttcatcaaacaaaacaacaaaaaaggacatcGTCAAGtacaatagcaaaaaaaggcactaaaaatatttaaatcgaTTTCTTCGACACGTAGCAAAGTAGAGTAGTGGATATAGCCACCTTCTCCGGTTCAAGCGCAAGCATTTACCAATTTACTACGCTGAGCTTTTGCGCCCCATCATCGTTGCTCCTGCATtgtacttcttcttctgctgtgACGGTTTGTGAGTGATTCTAAGGGTAGCTAACACCGTAACTCCttaaaccccccccccccccccccctctctctctctcccgatCAGGATAATAACAGCAAATGCTTTTAGCAGCACGAACCAGCAAGCAGTAACAATCGTATGGCCAATTTTTGgtacaaatattttcaccGCACGAGTAATATAATTGAACTTTGCACAGTAAATGAAATTATGATATTGCATACGATCCAACAAActcggtttttgtgtgtgtgagaaaggGCGGCAACGGTCAAATTCAAAGCATAGTtgcaatatttcttttttgtgccaTACGATTAATGTGTAAAGTGCTTCCTTCTTAATCATGTAATAGAACAATTTTGCATCCTTAGACACCATTTTTGTACCCAAATGTATTGCCTGTTAGAAACGCTTCTTGTGAcaaatgaatgttttactATCCTCAGATGTTTCAAGTGCTTACAGGGTAAAGCTTTTGCAAACAAAGCGCTcttaaaaaactaaacaacagaaaaaagtgttt
Proteins encoded in this window:
- the LOC125764331 gene encoding protein NASP homolog, whose product is MAEKSETLVTKEERVNEAKELFGRGSRNYCMKQYADAADDLSECCSIYSEVYGPNADELGLPYLMYAKSLIALGKDENNLIVAEGAEDDEDDDDDEEEEEGENEGDEKEQADSSDKEKENEAMDTKESSNEAGDATATDKENDKDKETEDKPEKQEVSDSVVAGSSGSKDVNGEPQPGPSTSNGGGGDTSVQEEAADNLQVAWEILELAVSIFQQQGEKGYDNLPDCYTELAGISFENSFFKEAIKDYVKALEIYKKTKQPDLRLLAEVNYKVGLCYMMEKEFEESIKSFKGAVSELDKIVEEEKAKEQTDDIKETILDLEQMKVEILDKITDVEDALKTPIEDVKRELSKILVSGEGESNGKDLNNGAGTSSAVGSSNGSSSKPSVTSTKPANDISHLIKRKKPDSVTAEVEGSPAKKTASESENVAASHNASA